The following proteins are co-located in the Sulfurovum sp. TSL6 genome:
- a CDS encoding flavin reductase family protein, giving the protein MFNIYDNLENATHSQPRVTTLLACQDNLMPASWHMPISKSPFRYAIAVREENYTHNLLEKHQSFTLNFLTFEYYELVNMMGKLHGDSENKLAKSGLEIEGKDINNNVLLSASDFIYECEVCDTYKNGDHTIFIADVFKIHVNEKQSQKPMLFSGRGRYATLGNTVTANKRV; this is encoded by the coding sequence ATGTTTAATATCTATGATAATTTAGAAAATGCAACACATTCACAACCTAGAGTGACCACTTTACTTGCTTGCCAAGATAATCTTATGCCTGCTTCATGGCATATGCCTATATCGAAGTCACCTTTTCGCTATGCTATAGCTGTACGTGAAGAGAACTACACCCATAATCTTTTAGAAAAACACCAAAGTTTCACACTCAACTTTTTAACATTCGAGTATTATGAGCTCGTCAATATGATGGGAAAGTTACATGGTGATAGCGAAAATAAATTGGCTAAAAGCGGGTTAGAAATAGAAGGTAAAGATATAAATAATAATGTATTACTCAGTGCTTCAGACTTCATCTATGAATGTGAGGTATGCGATACCTACAAAAACGGTGACCATACTATTTTTATAGCTGATGTCTTCAAAATACATGTCAATGAAAAGCAGAGTCAAAAGCCTATGCTATTTTCTGGTCGAGGAAGGTATGCAACATTAGGAAATACAGTTACAGCAAATAAAAGGGTATAG
- the trpB gene encoding tryptophan synthase subunit beta, protein MKAYIPKEFSFDPDERGHFGKFGGRYVSETLMPILIELDEVYKKYRFDTTFWDEVNALYKDYVGRPSPLYKAQNISDEIGAEVYLKREDLNHTGAHKVNNTIAQGLLAKRMGKTKIIAETGAGQHGVATATIAALMGLECEVFMGAKDVERQQLNVFRMKLLGAKVHAVESGSRTLKDAMNDAIRHWVTHARDTFYVIGTAAGPHPYPLMVRDFQAIISYEAKIQLLEQANTLPDYVFACIGGGSNALGMFAHFIEEEKTECIGIEAGGKGLQSGEHGASLALGRPGVLHGQLSYLLQTDEGQIEEAYSISAGLDYPGIGPEHSYLMEQGKVIYDSVTDDEAMDAFVWLSRAEGIVPAFESAHAIAYLKKMPKETIKDKTIIISLSGRGDKDMIQAMELLKL, encoded by the coding sequence ATGAAAGCGTACATACCAAAAGAATTTAGTTTTGACCCGGATGAGAGAGGTCACTTTGGAAAATTTGGTGGGCGTTATGTGTCTGAGACACTTATGCCCATACTCATTGAACTTGATGAAGTCTATAAAAAATACCGTTTTGATACAACATTTTGGGATGAAGTGAATGCACTCTACAAAGATTATGTAGGACGTCCATCACCTCTGTATAAAGCACAGAATATCAGTGATGAGATAGGTGCAGAAGTCTATCTCAAACGTGAAGACCTCAATCATACAGGTGCACACAAGGTGAACAATACGATTGCCCAAGGTCTTTTGGCTAAACGTATGGGAAAAACGAAGATCATTGCTGAGACTGGTGCAGGACAGCATGGAGTGGCAACAGCAACTATAGCTGCACTCATGGGTTTAGAGTGTGAGGTTTTTATGGGTGCAAAAGACGTAGAACGTCAACAACTCAATGTCTTTCGCATGAAATTACTGGGGGCGAAAGTCCATGCTGTAGAGTCTGGTAGTAGAACACTTAAAGATGCCATGAATGATGCTATAAGACACTGGGTCACCCATGCCAGAGATACTTTCTATGTCATAGGTACTGCGGCAGGGCCGCACCCTTATCCTTTGATGGTACGTGATTTTCAGGCTATCATCAGTTATGAAGCCAAAATACAACTCTTAGAACAGGCGAATACGCTACCTGATTATGTGTTTGCTTGTATAGGCGGAGGGTCAAATGCTTTAGGTATGTTTGCCCACTTTATAGAGGAAGAAAAAACAGAGTGTATTGGCATAGAAGCAGGAGGTAAAGGATTGCAAAGTGGAGAGCATGGTGCATCTTTGGCTTTGGGAAGACCAGGTGTACTTCATGGACAATTGAGTTATCTGTTACAAACAGATGAGGGTCAGATAGAAGAAGCTTACTCTATTTCAGCTGGACTTGATTACCCAGGTATAGGTCCTGAACACTCTTACCTTATGGAACAAGGTAAAGTGATCTATGACTCTGTCACTGATGACGAAGCGATGGATGCCTTTGTATGGCTTAGCCGTGCTGAAGGGATAGTCCCTGCATTTGAAAGTGCCCATGCTATCGCTTATCTCAAAAAGATGCCCAAAGAGACCATCAAAGATAAAACCATCATCATAAGTCTTTCCGGACGCGGAGATAAAGATATGATTCAGGCTATGGAACTTTTGAAACTGTAA
- a CDS encoding SRPBCC family protein translates to MKYTLIYETSLPCNVETLFNFHADTHNLTLITPKDTEVDIVKIETPLKKGNQAILKIKKGFLSFVWELTFEEVLYPHLIIDVATRSPFKMFRHEHHFIAIDEKHSILQDKITFSLPFWPLSVLAVPFVKRDMNQMFAYRHAQTKAYLSNNTNPLTVSKVP, encoded by the coding sequence ATGAAATACACATTAATCTATGAAACATCTCTACCATGTAATGTTGAAACCCTATTTAACTTTCATGCCGATACGCACAATCTTACCCTGATCACTCCTAAAGATACAGAGGTAGATATAGTGAAAATCGAAACACCTCTCAAAAAAGGAAACCAAGCCATTTTGAAAATTAAAAAAGGTTTTCTGTCTTTTGTATGGGAATTAACATTTGAAGAGGTTCTCTACCCTCATCTCATCATAGATGTGGCTACACGTTCTCCATTTAAAATGTTTAGACATGAACATCATTTTATTGCTATTGATGAGAAACATTCGATCTTACAAGATAAAATTACCTTTTCACTTCCATTCTGGCCACTAAGTGTACTAGCAGTACCATTTGTAAAACGTGACATGAATCAAATGTTTGCCTATAGACATGCACAGACAAAGGCATATCTGTCAAATAATACAAATCCACTTACAGTTTCAAAAGTTCCATAG
- a CDS encoding SDR family oxidoreductase codes for MKKRIWIVGGSSGIGLELVKIWLQEGNCVISSARNATNSKELLALKQIYEEQLQIIDVDVTSINSVKKAVTQAWKRFDGIDVWFYNAAVYEVMSTKEWNIEYFEAMMQINYMGAVRVMSEILPYFEKKGEGRWIWNASLSSYFGLPLGGGYSAPKAALLNLAESLQPELNVKGIELQVVNHGFVKTRLTQKNSFDMPELMTPEVAAQNIIKVIKKPYRFEIHFPFKLSTFLQTLRLLPYRISLVLTKKMLPKEIS; via the coding sequence ATGAAAAAGCGCATATGGATAGTTGGTGGAAGTAGTGGCATTGGCCTTGAACTGGTTAAAATCTGGTTGCAAGAAGGAAACTGTGTAATCTCTAGTGCTAGAAATGCCACTAATTCAAAAGAGCTTTTAGCACTCAAACAAATTTATGAAGAACAGTTGCAGATCATAGATGTAGATGTTACCTCCATTAACTCAGTCAAAAAAGCTGTAACACAGGCTTGGAAACGATTTGATGGTATTGATGTGTGGTTTTACAATGCAGCAGTTTATGAAGTGATGTCTACCAAAGAGTGGAATATCGAATATTTTGAAGCGATGATGCAAATCAACTATATGGGTGCAGTGCGTGTAATGAGTGAAATTTTGCCATATTTTGAGAAAAAGGGAGAAGGAAGGTGGATCTGGAATGCCAGTCTTTCAAGCTACTTTGGTCTACCTCTTGGGGGTGGGTACAGTGCACCTAAAGCGGCATTGCTAAACCTCGCTGAGTCTCTACAGCCTGAGTTGAATGTGAAGGGTATTGAACTGCAGGTGGTCAACCATGGTTTTGTGAAAACAAGACTCACACAAAAAAATAGCTTTGATATGCCAGAGTTGATGACACCAGAAGTAGCAGCACAAAATATTATCAAAGTAATAAAAAAACCATATCGTTTTGAGATACATTTTCCGTTTAAACTCTCTACCTTTTTACAAACATTGCGTTTACTTCCCTATAGGATCTCATTGGTATTGACTAAAAAAATGCTCCCTAAAGAGATTTCGTAA
- a CDS encoding nuclear transport factor 2 family protein, giving the protein MNQEKLSHFFETLNEGVDIESFGIIYDVDVVFKDPFNKVKGIRAVYEIFEHMYQALDKPRFIIKEYIDRGNVVYVKWDFIFTFKGEKNENRFEGVSRLQINNQGKVISHVDFWDAAEHMYEKMPVIGTILRLIKRKISRS; this is encoded by the coding sequence ATGAACCAAGAGAAGTTGAGCCATTTTTTTGAAACGCTGAATGAAGGCGTTGACATTGAATCCTTTGGGATTATCTATGATGTTGATGTTGTCTTCAAAGATCCCTTCAATAAAGTAAAGGGTATCAGGGCAGTATATGAAATATTTGAACATATGTATCAGGCTCTGGATAAACCAAGGTTTATCATTAAAGAATATATAGACAGAGGAAATGTGGTCTATGTCAAATGGGATTTTATCTTTACATTCAAAGGTGAAAAAAATGAAAACAGGTTTGAAGGTGTAAGTCGCTTGCAAATAAATAACCAAGGAAAGGTTATATCGCATGTTGACTTTTGGGATGCGGCTGAGCATATGTATGAAAAGATGCCTGTAATAGGGACAATTCTTCGATTGATCAAGCGTAAGATTTCGAGAAGTTGA
- a CDS encoding HNH endonuclease — protein sequence MQNSKTFGTCATCSRHTALTKHHLIPKKRHKKIKNNSSDVSLDAVIYVCRTCHDGVHDLYDERTLSKEYNTLEKICADERLRKHFMWVSKCKKGVQ from the coding sequence ATGCAAAACTCAAAAACCTTTGGAACATGTGCCACCTGTTCTCGTCATACGGCATTGACAAAACACCACCTTATCCCTAAAAAGAGACATAAAAAAATCAAAAACAATTCTAGCGATGTATCGCTTGATGCTGTTATTTATGTGTGTCGTACCTGCCATGACGGTGTACATGATCTTTATGATGAACGTACGCTTTCTAAAGAGTATAATACCCTTGAGAAAATTTGTGCGGATGAGAGATTGCGTAAACATTTTATGTGGGTATCAAAATGTAAAAAGGGTGTACAGTGA
- a CDS encoding MFS transporter: MKQEKLTYFTLVSYASTAIPLAMLGLPLYIYLPTFYSQSVGLSVTIVGVILFIARLTDVITDPLVGLYSDRLQGRYGKRKPFILIGSLILTISFYALIHPPKDQNELWLFSFSILVYLGWSIVSIPYLAWSAEITSDYHEKTRLSGARELFTILGALVALLVPYLYSVSESADKSLSILYTAFLVALILMLPLTLTGIKESRVKPTKHIRFREIKTLWQKIPALSRLQSAFTLNSLANALPATLFLFFVQLVLEEESKTGPLLLLYFASGIAGLPFWTMLARKIGKRKSWLASMVLASTAFVFVPFLGSGDLVWFAFITFVSGLSLGADMALPSSIQADVVQKLEKQKASYAGILFGIWAMLTKFALALAVGIGFIILGAVGFDPNAPTPIALSTLALLYGGAPVFFKMIAFWIMKGYREIS, translated from the coding sequence GTGAAACAAGAAAAACTCACATATTTTACCTTGGTCTCCTACGCTTCAACAGCTATACCCCTTGCTATGTTAGGACTTCCACTGTATATCTATCTGCCTACCTTTTATTCACAGAGTGTAGGATTGAGTGTGACCATTGTAGGAGTTATACTTTTTATTGCACGACTCACGGATGTTATCACTGATCCGCTTGTAGGACTCTACAGTGATAGACTTCAAGGTAGATATGGAAAAAGAAAACCTTTCATACTTATAGGTTCATTGATCTTAACCATAAGTTTTTATGCACTGATACATCCACCTAAAGATCAGAATGAACTATGGCTTTTTAGTTTTTCAATATTGGTTTATTTAGGATGGAGCATTGTATCCATACCTTACCTTGCATGGAGTGCTGAGATCACTTCTGACTATCATGAAAAGACCCGTCTGAGTGGAGCAAGAGAGCTTTTTACTATACTCGGTGCATTGGTAGCACTTCTCGTACCTTACCTTTATAGTGTTTCAGAGTCTGCTGATAAAAGTTTGAGTATCTTATATACTGCATTTCTGGTAGCTCTGATTTTGATGCTTCCTCTTACCCTTACGGGTATTAAAGAAAGTAGAGTAAAACCTACCAAGCACATTAGATTTAGAGAGATTAAAACACTCTGGCAGAAAATACCTGCACTTAGCCGGCTTCAATCAGCTTTTACCCTTAACTCTCTGGCGAATGCTCTTCCTGCAACACTCTTTTTGTTTTTTGTTCAGCTTGTCTTGGAAGAAGAATCAAAAACAGGTCCACTGCTTTTACTCTATTTTGCTTCAGGTATAGCAGGGCTACCTTTTTGGACTATGTTAGCCAGAAAGATAGGCAAAAGAAAAAGCTGGCTGGCTTCTATGGTACTTGCTTCCACTGCCTTTGTTTTTGTTCCATTTCTCGGTAGTGGTGATCTTGTATGGTTTGCCTTTATTACTTTTGTTTCAGGCCTCTCTTTAGGTGCAGATATGGCATTGCCATCTTCCATTCAGGCAGATGTGGTACAAAAGTTAGAAAAACAAAAAGCCTCCTATGCAGGCATACTGTTTGGCATCTGGGCAATGTTGACCAAGTTTGCACTTGCACTTGCTGTGGGTATAGGGTTTATCATATTAGGGGCAGTGGGGTTTGATCCCAATGCACCTACACCTATAGCCTTGAGTACACTTGCATTACTGTATGGTGGTGCACCCGTTTTTTTCAAAATGATCGCATTTTGGATCATGAAAGGTTACCGTGAAATATCCTAA
- a CDS encoding isoprenylcysteine carboxylmethyltransferase family protein, translated as MTFISGMFLSWIQPWSLTLYLDDEVIRFIGLVLLFVSLILNILAYRMFKNHLTPHAPFCTPTILIDSGVFTLSRNPIYLALVLSQCGLAFIFDMVWPLPSAMILWITLHYLIVPDEEKILESLFKERYTHYKQQTCRWF; from the coding sequence ATGACATTTATTTCAGGTATGTTTCTTTCATGGATACAACCTTGGAGTCTGACGCTCTATCTAGATGATGAGGTGATACGATTTATAGGGCTGGTTTTACTTTTTGTTAGCCTCATACTCAATATCCTGGCCTACAGAATGTTTAAAAATCATCTCACACCTCATGCTCCCTTTTGCACACCTACAATACTTATCGACAGCGGTGTTTTTACTTTGAGTAGAAACCCTATCTACTTGGCATTGGTATTGTCTCAATGCGGTTTGGCTTTTATTTTCGATATGGTGTGGCCTTTGCCTTCTGCTATGATTTTATGGATTACCCTTCATTATCTGATTGTACCAGATGAGGAAAAGATTTTAGAAAGCCTATTCAAAGAGAGATATACACACTATAAACAGCAGACATGTCGTTGGTTTTAA
- a CDS encoding lipocalin family protein, translating to MKQWLFILFSTFLFSTAPLPVPHVDVEEFSGLWYEVARTYNSYQKDCVASSVEYELQKDSTYKVFNRCFENIIGGDIIEYKGTAEPTNGNSMSKIDMTYFFIFTREYRVIYLEKDYSAAVVADEDMDQVWVMSRKPQLPKRKLKKILSKLEKNMDVKRLIFTAQDKKGRYK from the coding sequence ATGAAACAATGGTTATTTATTTTATTTTCAACATTTTTGTTCTCTACCGCCCCTTTGCCTGTACCTCATGTAGACGTTGAAGAGTTTAGCGGTCTATGGTATGAAGTGGCCAGAACCTATAACAGTTATCAAAAAGATTGTGTTGCATCGTCGGTTGAATATGAATTGCAAAAAGACAGTACTTACAAAGTGTTCAACCGATGTTTTGAAAATATTATAGGTGGAGATATTATCGAGTACAAAGGTACTGCAGAACCTACAAATGGAAACTCTATGTCAAAGATAGACATGACCTATTTTTTTATTTTTACACGTGAATACCGTGTCATTTACTTAGAAAAAGATTACTCTGCGGCAGTGGTAGCAGATGAAGACATGGATCAAGTTTGGGTGATGAGCAGGAAGCCTCAGTTGCCAAAAAGGAAACTTAAGAAGATTCTTTCGAAACTTGAAAAAAACATGGATGTCAAGAGACTGATCTTCACAGCACAAGACAAAAAAGGACGTTACAAATGA
- a CDS encoding NAD(P)/FAD-dependent oxidoreductase gives MKIAVLGAGISGLGSAYLLSQKHEVDLYEKEGRLGGHARTTIVEEDGKHFGIDTGFLVFNHETYPLLTKLFSKLDVKIENSDMSFGFWDEASNNAYNGQSLSGLFFQKKNLFSPSHYRMIADIMRFNKTANRDIDENSSALDSTLGEYLESYSKVFKERYIIPMGAAIWSTPSEKMHDFPTKTFIQFFKNHGLLGVTTQHQWLTVSGGSKNYVEKIKAHISGNIILNSDVIKIRRDVYGVTLIHRDGKESKYGKVVMAMHAPQALEMLEDATLEEKQILSAFPYKQNDALLHNNSKALYPDKKIYAAWNYKTGGKENAVTLSYWINRLQNLDSQKEYFVSLNETSELEDVIEQISYEHPQFDSRAIMMQSRREEINGQNHTYYAGAYWRYGFHEDGLWSANTIAREFGCAL, from the coding sequence ATGAAAATTGCAGTACTAGGAGCAGGAATAAGCGGTTTGGGTTCTGCCTATCTGTTAAGCCAAAAACATGAAGTAGATCTGTATGAAAAAGAAGGACGTCTTGGAGGTCATGCACGTACAACCATAGTAGAAGAAGATGGTAAACATTTTGGCATTGATACAGGTTTTTTAGTATTTAACCATGAAACCTATCCGCTTTTGACCAAACTCTTTTCAAAACTAGATGTTAAGATAGAAAACAGTGATATGAGTTTCGGTTTTTGGGATGAAGCATCTAACAATGCGTACAATGGACAGTCACTCAGTGGTCTTTTTTTTCAGAAAAAAAATCTTTTTTCACCTTCTCACTACAGAATGATAGCTGACATTATGCGATTTAATAAAACCGCTAATAGAGATATCGATGAAAACAGTTCAGCACTTGATAGTACCCTTGGAGAATATCTTGAGTCTTACTCTAAAGTGTTTAAAGAACGTTATATCATACCTATGGGCGCAGCTATCTGGTCAACTCCTAGCGAAAAGATGCATGATTTTCCTACGAAAACATTTATACAGTTCTTTAAAAATCATGGACTGCTTGGTGTCACGACACAGCATCAGTGGCTGACAGTAAGCGGTGGATCAAAAAACTACGTAGAGAAGATCAAGGCACATATATCGGGCAATATCATTTTAAATAGTGATGTCATTAAAATAAGACGTGATGTATATGGTGTAACACTGATCCACCGTGATGGTAAAGAGAGTAAATATGGCAAAGTGGTTATGGCAATGCATGCACCTCAAGCTTTGGAAATGCTTGAAGATGCTACGTTAGAAGAAAAGCAGATACTCTCTGCATTTCCTTATAAACAGAATGACGCACTTTTACATAATAACAGCAAGGCACTCTACCCAGATAAAAAGATCTATGCAGCATGGAACTATAAAACAGGTGGAAAAGAAAATGCCGTGACACTTTCTTACTGGATAAATAGGTTGCAGAACCTTGATAGTCAGAAGGAGTACTTTGTCTCTCTGAATGAAACTTCAGAGTTGGAAGATGTGATAGAACAGATCTCCTATGAACATCCCCAGTTTGACAGCAGAGCGATTATGATGCAGTCCAGACGTGAAGAAATCAACGGACAGAACCATACCTACTATGCCGGCGCGTACTGGCGTTATGGTTTTCATGAAGATGGCCTCTGGAGTGCCAATACGATAGCTCGTGAATTTGGATGTGCATTATGA
- a CDS encoding DUF1365 domain-containing protein, translating into MSHSFFEGTVYHKRYTPKVHEFTYPFYLLDIDLSLLDRLKNRLFSFEGVNLFSFRSKDHFGQSEDFMENVETLLQKFGLNSSENMHFVTLPRVANFVFNPISVLILFDKNVPTHLFAEVHNYNGGRVVYPVKLTEKDNRSYQGEVMKEMYVSPFLETSGEYRFFLRYDEGKMSLKVDLYEAGEKKLTASFNGSERPFKSMTIAKLFVRHSFLTFWVVTRTLWQSFRLWRKGLTLYAPTKLDQMRRY; encoded by the coding sequence ATGAGCCATAGTTTTTTTGAAGGAACGGTCTATCATAAACGTTATACACCAAAGGTACATGAATTTACCTACCCTTTCTACCTGTTAGATATAGATCTGTCACTTTTGGACAGGCTTAAGAACAGACTGTTTTCGTTTGAAGGTGTAAATCTTTTTTCTTTTAGAAGCAAAGACCATTTTGGACAAAGTGAAGATTTTATGGAAAACGTAGAAACTTTGCTTCAAAAGTTTGGTCTAAATTCAAGTGAGAATATGCATTTTGTCACACTGCCTAGAGTTGCTAACTTTGTCTTTAACCCTATCAGTGTATTGATACTTTTCGATAAGAACGTACCGACACATCTTTTTGCAGAAGTGCATAATTACAATGGGGGTAGGGTTGTTTACCCTGTCAAACTAACAGAAAAAGACAATAGAAGCTATCAAGGTGAAGTGATGAAGGAGATGTATGTTTCTCCTTTTCTTGAAACCAGCGGAGAGTATCGTTTTTTCCTTCGATACGATGAAGGAAAGATGTCTCTAAAAGTCGATCTGTATGAAGCAGGAGAAAAAAAATTGACTGCTTCTTTTAATGGTAGCGAAAGGCCTTTTAAGAGTATGACAATAGCAAAATTATTTGTAAGGCACTCTTTTTTAACATTTTGGGTTGTGACAAGAACTTTGTGGCAGTCATTTAGATTATGGCGAAAAGGTTTAACCTTGTATGCGCCTACAAAATTAGATCAAATGAGGAGGTATTAA
- a CDS encoding cyclopropane-fatty-acyl-phospholipid synthase family protein, with protein sequence MKGFWNKFGDRFLSRIEHGTLKVVYSDGTQKIYGNGEVPKTSLVIHNSRFFRRLALYGDIGFAESYMDGDFESTDLTNLISIALINSKALSAKSEDSSSNRLINLLPQMNKVKHWMRKNSKTQSQKNISQHYDLSNDFFELMLDDTMMYSSAVFESSEQSLYEAQKSKIKLLADKLHLKPGAKVLEIGSGWGAMAIHLAKERQCEVTTVTLSKEQKALCEQRFKKEDVEDQIEILLKDYRDLDGTFDAIIAVEMFEAVGKEYFDVFFKKCESLLKPSGVMVMQIITMPDQRYDAYSKGTDFIQKYIFPGGHLPSVSKILQTTTKHTRLNLLHMEEFTEDYAKTLRLWHDAFKAKLHKVKELGFDEYFIRMWKMYLCYCEAAFITRNINLVQVAFTRDQNTYLNKGLVA encoded by the coding sequence ATGAAAGGATTCTGGAATAAATTCGGTGATAGGTTTTTAAGTCGTATTGAGCATGGAACATTAAAGGTTGTCTATAGTGATGGAACCCAAAAAATCTATGGGAACGGTGAAGTACCAAAAACAAGTTTGGTCATACACAACAGCCGTTTTTTTAGACGTCTTGCACTTTATGGTGATATAGGGTTTGCAGAAAGTTATATGGATGGTGATTTTGAAAGTACTGATCTAACCAACCTAATCAGTATTGCACTGATTAATTCAAAAGCGCTCTCAGCAAAAAGTGAGGATAGCAGCAGCAACCGTTTAATTAACCTATTGCCTCAAATGAATAAGGTAAAACACTGGATGCGAAAAAACTCCAAAACCCAGTCACAAAAAAATATATCACAGCACTATGATCTCTCTAATGATTTTTTTGAATTAATGCTGGATGATACAATGATGTATTCAAGTGCAGTATTTGAAAGTTCTGAACAATCATTATATGAAGCACAAAAAAGTAAAATTAAGTTACTTGCAGACAAACTTCACCTTAAACCTGGAGCCAAAGTACTTGAAATAGGTTCAGGCTGGGGAGCTATGGCTATACATCTCGCCAAAGAGAGACAGTGTGAGGTCACTACGGTGACACTTAGTAAAGAGCAAAAAGCACTCTGTGAGCAGCGTTTTAAAAAAGAAGATGTAGAGGACCAAATAGAGATTTTACTTAAGGATTATAGAGATCTTGATGGTACCTTTGATGCTATCATTGCAGTAGAAATGTTTGAGGCAGTAGGGAAAGAGTACTTTGATGTTTTCTTCAAAAAATGTGAGTCACTCCTGAAGCCTTCAGGTGTTATGGTTATGCAGATCATCACTATGCCAGATCAGCGCTATGATGCATATAGTAAAGGAACCGACTTTATCCAAAAATACATTTTCCCAGGAGGGCATCTGCCAAGTGTTAGTAAAATACTACAAACAACGACGAAGCATACACGTCTAAATCTTTTACATATGGAAGAGTTTACAGAAGATTATGCCAAAACACTTAGATTATGGCATGATGCATTTAAAGCTAAACTTCATAAGGTCAAAGAACTGGGATTCGATGAATACTTTATACGCATGTGGAAAATGTATCTTTGTTACTGTGAAGCGGCATTTATTACCCGAAATATAAATTTAGTCCAAGTCGCTTTCACACGTGACCAGAACACATATTTAAATAAAGGATTGGTAGCATGA
- a CDS encoding DUF3833 domain-containing protein: MKLKSFLTLGMCGFLTGCGGMQIDDFANSSPEFIPQKYFNGPMTAYGMVKDRDGKIIRRFKGKLVGSWDKNGVGTLDEQFVYDDGEKQTRVWTLTPTGKKTFRGTAGDIVGEAQMIAKGNTVMIDYTMRVPYNDSTIDINVRDWLHLQEDGVILNHSKMKKFGFEVGELVITIIKDFPPHKTN; the protein is encoded by the coding sequence ATGAAACTCAAATCATTTTTAACACTAGGGATGTGCGGATTTTTAACAGGCTGTGGTGGGATGCAGATAGATGACTTTGCAAACAGTTCACCGGAATTCATTCCTCAAAAATATTTTAATGGTCCTATGACGGCTTATGGTATGGTTAAGGATAGAGATGGAAAGATCATTAGACGCTTCAAAGGAAAACTCGTCGGAAGCTGGGATAAAAATGGCGTAGGAACACTCGATGAGCAATTTGTCTATGATGATGGAGAAAAACAGACACGTGTCTGGACACTTACTCCTACAGGAAAGAAAACATTTAGAGGTACAGCAGGAGATATTGTCGGGGAAGCACAGATGATTGCAAAAGGCAATACAGTTATGATAGACTATACGATGCGTGTTCCATATAACGATTCGACGATTGATATTAATGTACGTGACTGGTTACATCTTCAAGAAGACGGCGTTATTTTGAATCATTCAAAAATGAAAAAATTCGGTTTTGAAGTGGGAGAACTTGTGATCACTATCATCAAAGATTTCCCTCCACATAAAACAAATTAA
- a CDS encoding glutathione peroxidase, translating to MKSIYDIKVKTINGEETTLEPYKGKVLLIVNVASKCGYTPQYDGLETLYKKYKDEGLVVLGFPCNQFGSQEPGSEAEIQNFCRVNFGVTFPMFSKINVNGEETHPLYQYLKSEQPGILGTEAIKWNFTKFLIDKEGKVVERFGSSTKPKELEEKIEPLLK from the coding sequence ATGAAATCGATCTATGATATTAAAGTCAAAACCATTAATGGCGAAGAGACAACACTGGAACCATACAAAGGCAAGGTATTGCTTATCGTTAATGTTGCCAGTAAGTGCGGGTATACCCCTCAGTATGATGGGCTTGAAACACTCTACAAAAAATATAAGGATGAAGGGTTAGTCGTACTCGGATTCCCCTGTAATCAGTTTGGCTCTCAGGAACCAGGTTCTGAAGCAGAGATACAAAATTTTTGCCGTGTAAACTTTGGTGTAACTTTCCCTATGTTCTCCAAGATCAATGTCAATGGTGAAGAAACACATCCACTGTACCAGTATCTGAAGTCTGAACAACCAGGTATTTTAGGTACGGAAGCGATCAAATGGAACTTTACTAAATTCCTTATTGATAAAGAGGGTAAGGTTGTGGAGCGTTTTGGTTCATCTACCAAACCTAAAGAACTCGAAGAAAAAATAGAACCGCTATTAAAATAG